From Meiothermus sp., a single genomic window includes:
- a CDS encoding DNA internalization-related competence protein ComEC/Rec2, which yields MIPYALGLGALLGALTQLTPLAFLGLLAGLWLPQAARWLGLLAYTMVVLHLGLSKDPWASQIGQWVRLQGTLQEGFLHTPQGRVYVRHFPRLQDGYYVLEGHLLRPHGQRNPGGFDQATWLRGLGVPAVLQARQVVRFEPPAQDTRQWFRQQLVAGLSPSAAALAVAITLGERRELGETYGEFQRAGLAHALALSGLNVAILAGFFVLVLYGLGPWRYLVTLGLLLLYLLLVGPEPSLVRAVIMGGLVLLGLFLGKGKVAVLPALSLALFVHLLLEPYTIFSLSAQLSYLAVLGMALVLPRLPRLQGWKNWLWASVSVTFAAQVFILPLLLHHFHQLPLLSPIANLLVLPILNLLVPLGFVKLVLGGVLAGPVEGLSQLTLGLVGWLSNGPQLCWGEIGATGFTLYFLGILPLLAALYGRLRWMRAGVLSATVVLAAFLSQSLERAEIWQLDVGQGDATLVRLPGRVEILVDGGRDWAYPRLESVLRALGVDDLDLVIATHPDGDHIQALPQVMQSFPVGTLVTGPRVRGDELDDALHQAARRHRVQVVQAGAGTELELAGARLRFLGPQGHEAQDNERSLVFVLEYKERKALFTGDAPISVETRWKTEKVDILKVGHHGSDTSTGEALLQGFQPRVALIGVGNNPYGHPTRSVLERLYQHGVEIRRTDLEGAIRIPLR from the coding sequence ATGATTCCATATGCCCTGGGCCTGGGGGCGCTGCTGGGTGCCCTGACCCAGCTCACACCGCTGGCCTTTCTGGGCTTGCTGGCGGGGCTTTGGCTACCGCAGGCGGCTCGGTGGTTGGGTTTACTGGCGTACACCATGGTGGTTCTTCACCTGGGCCTCTCCAAAGATCCCTGGGCTTCGCAGATCGGGCAGTGGGTGCGGCTTCAGGGCACCTTGCAGGAGGGGTTCTTGCACACCCCCCAGGGGCGGGTTTACGTGCGGCATTTTCCTCGTTTGCAAGATGGATACTATGTACTGGAAGGCCATTTGCTGCGACCCCATGGGCAGCGCAACCCTGGAGGCTTTGACCAAGCAACCTGGCTACGTGGTCTGGGCGTGCCTGCGGTCTTGCAGGCCCGTCAGGTGGTACGCTTTGAACCCCCAGCTCAGGACACCCGGCAGTGGTTTCGACAGCAGTTGGTAGCGGGGCTCTCCCCCTCGGCAGCGGCGCTGGCGGTCGCCATAACCCTGGGCGAGCGGCGGGAGCTGGGCGAGACCTATGGCGAGTTTCAGCGGGCGGGGCTGGCCCATGCGTTGGCCCTTTCCGGTCTCAATGTGGCGATTCTGGCGGGTTTTTTTGTGTTGGTGCTGTATGGGCTGGGGCCCTGGCGCTATCTGGTGACCCTGGGCCTTCTGTTGCTGTATTTGCTGCTGGTGGGGCCCGAGCCCTCGCTGGTGCGGGCGGTGATCATGGGGGGGTTGGTTTTGCTGGGTTTGTTTTTGGGCAAGGGCAAGGTGGCGGTGTTGCCCGCCCTCTCGCTGGCGCTTTTTGTGCACCTGCTGCTCGAGCCGTATACCATCTTCAGCCTCTCGGCCCAACTTTCCTACCTGGCCGTTCTGGGGATGGCCCTGGTGCTGCCCCGCCTCCCCAGGCTTCAGGGCTGGAAAAATTGGCTTTGGGCCTCAGTAAGCGTAACTTTTGCGGCCCAAGTTTTTATCCTCCCGCTACTGCTTCACCACTTTCATCAACTGCCCCTGCTCTCCCCTATCGCCAATTTGCTGGTGCTACCGATTCTAAACTTGTTGGTTCCCCTGGGCTTTGTAAAGCTGGTACTGGGTGGGGTTTTGGCCGGGCCGGTGGAGGGGTTGAGCCAACTTACGCTGGGGTTGGTGGGATGGCTATCCAATGGGCCGCAACTGTGCTGGGGCGAGATAGGCGCAACCGGGTTTACCTTGTATTTCTTGGGGATCTTGCCCTTACTGGCCGCACTTTATGGACGCCTGCGCTGGATGCGGGCCGGTGTACTGAGCGCGACTGTTGTTCTGGCCGCATTCCTGTCGCAATCCCTCGAGCGGGCTGAAATCTGGCAACTTGACGTGGGGCAGGGCGATGCTACCCTGGTGCGCCTGCCGGGCAGGGTGGAGATTCTGGTGGACGGGGGCCGGGACTGGGCCTACCCCAGACTGGAAAGTGTGCTACGGGCCCTGGGGGTGGACGATCTCGATCTGGTGATTGCCACCCACCCCGACGGGGATCATATTCAAGCCCTGCCGCAGGTCATGCAGAGCTTTCCGGTGGGCACGCTGGTCACGGGCCCCAGGGTACGGGGGGACGAATTAGACGATGCGTTGCACCAAGCTGCCCGCCGTCACCGGGTGCAGGTAGTACAGGCAGGGGCCGGAACCGAGCTCGAGCTTGCCGGGGCCCGCCTGCGTTTTCTGGGCCCGCAGGGCCATGAAGCGCAGGACAATGAACGCAGTCTGGTGTTTGTGTTGGAGTACAAAGAACGCAAAGCCCTGTTCACCGGCGATGCCCCGATATCGGTCGAAACACGCTGGAAAACCGAGAAAGTGGATATTCTCAAAGTCGGGCACCACGGCTCCGATACCAGCACCGGAGAAGCCTTGCTGCAAGGTTTTCAGCCTAGGGTAGCCCTGATCGGGGTAGGCAACAACCCCTACGGACACCCCACCCGATCCGTGCTGGAGCGATTGTACCAGCACGGTGTGGAGATTCGACGTACCGATCTCGAGGGTGCTATTCGAATACCGCTACGCTAA
- a CDS encoding GNAT family N-acetyltransferase: MRLRVDVFSGSEVGPFIPELARLRIAVFREWPYLYEGSLEYEEHYLAKFLACPESTLVVVRDGERLVGASTALPLAQAEAEFQEPFKKAGLEPSEWYYFGESVLEAAYRGQGLGVAFFQHREARARALGYRRAAFCAVERPPNHPLKPADYIPLDTFWQRRGYSKRPDLVAWFSWKDLDQPQETPKPLVFWLKAL; encoded by the coding sequence ATGCGCTTGCGTGTAGATGTTTTTTCCGGTTCTGAAGTAGGGCCGTTCATCCCTGAGCTGGCCCGCTTGCGGATAGCGGTTTTTCGGGAGTGGCCCTATTTGTATGAGGGCAGCCTCGAGTACGAAGAACACTACCTGGCCAAGTTTCTGGCCTGCCCCGAAAGCACCCTGGTAGTGGTACGGGATGGCGAACGGCTGGTAGGCGCCTCTACGGCGTTGCCTCTGGCACAGGCCGAGGCTGAGTTTCAAGAACCGTTTAAGAAGGCGGGACTCGAGCCGTCCGAGTGGTATTACTTTGGGGAGTCGGTGCTGGAGGCTGCCTACCGGGGGCAGGGGCTGGGGGTGGCTTTTTTTCAGCATCGGGAAGCCCGGGCTCGAGCGCTGGGCTACCGCCGGGCCGCTTTTTGTGCGGTCGAACGTCCCCCCAATCATCCCCTCAAACCCGCCGATTACATCCCCCTGGATACCTTCTGGCAGCGGCGCGGTTATTCCAAGCGCCCGGATCTGGTTGCTTGGTTTTCTTGGAAAGACCTAGACCAGCCCCAAGAGACCCCCAAACCCCTGGTTTTCTGGCTCAAGGCGCTCTAA
- the rsmG gene encoding 16S rRNA (guanine(527)-N(7))-methyltransferase RsmG produces MQMTSEGRRLLLQGAQELGLDLEPHIPRFARFFELLTHANQTLNLTAIRDEEGIVLKHFVDSLTCLIYPGFVDGLSVIDVGTGAGFPGLPLAIVRPKIHFDLLDATQKKVGFVARVIQDLELSNAQALWGRAETLAQQNVKRETYDAALTRAVASLATVAELTLPLVRVGGFVLAQKGAGVEAEVEQAQGALRRLGGVIEHILHLKLPHIGDERALIILRKTAPTPPQYPRKPGVPAKNPLS; encoded by the coding sequence ATGCAAATGACTTCGGAAGGTAGGCGATTGTTGCTGCAAGGAGCACAGGAGCTTGGGTTGGATCTCGAGCCCCACATCCCTCGCTTTGCTCGGTTTTTCGAGCTGCTCACCCATGCCAATCAGACCCTCAACTTAACCGCTATTCGAGACGAAGAGGGCATCGTTCTCAAGCATTTTGTGGATTCGCTGACCTGCTTAATTTATCCCGGTTTTGTCGACGGCCTCTCGGTGATTGACGTTGGTACCGGCGCAGGTTTCCCTGGTCTACCCCTGGCCATCGTGCGACCCAAGATTCACTTTGACCTTCTGGATGCCACCCAAAAAAAAGTGGGGTTTGTCGCCAGGGTGATTCAAGACCTAGAACTGAGCAACGCCCAGGCACTCTGGGGGCGTGCGGAGACGCTCGCCCAGCAAAATGTAAAACGTGAAACATACGACGCGGCCTTGACCCGGGCGGTGGCTTCGCTGGCCACGGTAGCCGAGCTAACCCTACCGTTGGTGCGGGTGGGTGGTTTTGTACTTGCGCAAAAAGGGGCGGGGGTGGAGGCGGAGGTTGAGCAGGCCCAGGGTGCCTTGCGGCGGTTGGGAGGGGTAATTGAGCACATCCTTCACTTAAAACTGCCCCACATCGGGGATGAGCGTGCTCTGATTATCCTTCGCAAAACCGCTCCTACTCCACCACAATATCCGCGCAAACCCGGGGTTCCGGCCAAAAATCCGTTATCCTAG
- a CDS encoding TolC family protein, with translation MTHRVPNLLSKPLLLLALLPVCSLGFAQNTLTLVQALSQAYSRGPSLQSAQATLQNATLQLNALKADPSTLVVALTQAEQNAKLAQVNLEATRLSVMQSVVNAYLSLYETQQNVALYQAQVALNQRNLDVAKARQVAGNATALDVARAQTTLDSSRQSLTNAQSQIPVLAAQLATLLGLSDLGNVTVAAPPAPPVLQADLQALSRDLFARLPSVLQAQQAVELSELNVKLADNDYTPAVQLTSAKTSLENNQRTLQTAQQNAQTSLNNTYQAAQNAYRNIALAQANVANAQRVVEQSQAALRAGTISALQLQTDQVSLKSAEYALVQAQSAYWKALAAFSVAAGQDFTGLVKAAGAP, from the coding sequence ATGACGCACCGTGTCCCGAACCTTCTATCGAAGCCCTTGCTTTTACTGGCCCTGCTGCCGGTTTGCTCCCTGGGGTTCGCCCAGAACACCCTCACCCTGGTGCAGGCCCTCTCGCAGGCCTATAGCCGCGGCCCCTCGCTGCAAAGCGCCCAGGCCACCCTGCAGAACGCTACCTTGCAGCTCAATGCGCTCAAGGCCGACCCCAGCACCCTGGTGGTGGCCCTAACCCAGGCCGAGCAGAATGCAAAGCTGGCCCAGGTGAACCTCGAGGCCACCCGGCTTTCGGTCATGCAGAGCGTGGTCAACGCCTATCTGAGTCTCTACGAAACCCAGCAGAACGTGGCCCTATACCAGGCCCAGGTAGCCTTGAACCAGCGCAACCTGGACGTGGCCAAGGCCCGGCAGGTCGCCGGCAATGCCACCGCGCTGGACGTAGCCCGGGCCCAGACCACCCTGGACAGCTCGAGGCAGTCCCTCACCAACGCCCAGTCGCAGATTCCGGTGCTGGCGGCCCAGCTCGCCACCCTGTTGGGCCTGAGCGACCTGGGCAACGTCACGGTTGCGGCTCCACCGGCCCCACCGGTGCTGCAAGCCGACCTCCAGGCCCTGAGCCGTGACCTCTTTGCCCGGCTGCCCAGTGTGCTGCAAGCCCAGCAAGCGGTGGAGCTTTCCGAACTAAACGTAAAGCTGGCCGACAACGACTACACCCCCGCCGTCCAGCTCACGAGCGCCAAAACCAGCCTGGAGAACAATCAGCGCACCCTGCAAACTGCCCAGCAGAACGCCCAGACCAGCCTGAACAACACCTATCAGGCAGCCCAGAACGCCTACCGCAACATCGCCCTGGCCCAAGCCAACGTCGCCAACGCCCAGCGGGTGGTGGAGCAGAGCCAGGCCGCCCTGCGGGCCGGCACCATCTCGGCCTTGCAACTACAAACCGACCAGGTTTCGCTCAAAAGCGCCGAATACGCCCTGGTACAGGCCCAAAGCGCCTACTGGAAAGCCCTGGCAGCCTTTTCGGTGGCAGCAGGACAAGACTTCACCGGCCTGGTGAAGGCTGCCGGTGCGCCATAG
- a CDS encoding glycerophosphodiester phosphodiesterase → MKFSTPLLLGHRGSPRQARENTLESFRLALEAGLDGLELDLHRTRDGVLVVYHDFELGGQPLAETDWPALQQQAPWMPRLEQVLELAEQFPQAWLNLELKSLPGPSDDREAALAQALLTWPGRERAWISSFDPLALIRLHRLKVGVPLALLYDEPEMEELVPCLPVQGVHPYFELLSQAKLAELKARGLFVATWTVNQATLVRELLAWGVDGIIGDLPEELLAGR, encoded by the coding sequence ATGAAATTTTCCACGCCGCTCCTACTTGGTCACCGCGGTTCTCCCCGCCAGGCCAGAGAAAACACCCTCGAGTCCTTCCGGCTGGCCCTGGAAGCGGGCTTAGATGGCCTCGAGCTCGATCTGCATCGCACCCGCGATGGAGTACTGGTGGTTTATCACGACTTCGAGCTGGGAGGGCAGCCCCTCGCAGAAACGGACTGGCCGGCTTTACAGCAGCAGGCCCCCTGGATGCCCCGCCTGGAGCAAGTCTTGGAGCTGGCGGAGCAATTTCCCCAGGCCTGGCTCAACCTCGAGCTCAAAAGTCTGCCCGGCCCCTCGGATGATCGCGAGGCCGCACTAGCGCAAGCCCTTCTGACCTGGCCGGGGCGGGAGCGGGCCTGGATCAGCAGCTTCGACCCCCTAGCCCTGATTCGCTTGCACCGGCTAAAAGTAGGTGTCCCTCTGGCCTTGCTGTACGACGAACCCGAGATGGAAGAACTCGTACCCTGTCTGCCGGTGCAAGGGGTACACCCCTATTTTGAACTCCTGAGCCAGGCCAAGCTGGCGGAACTCAAGGCCCGTGGCCTCTTTGTAGCGACCTGGACGGTCAACCAGGCAACGCTGGTGCGCGAACTCCTGGCATGGGGCGTGGACGGCATCATCGGTGACCTGCCCGAGGAACTCCTGGCAGGCCGCTAA
- a CDS encoding ComEA family DNA-binding protein produces MERWLSAAYIAVVLGLGFASLWPQLTVRFAPVEVKTPAAQGLWAQPGPIASALPGPITPGVARVNLNTASQAEIESLPGIGPALAQRIIEGRPYHSLEDLDRVKGIGPKLLERLRPLVTP; encoded by the coding sequence GTGGAACGTTGGCTGAGCGCAGCCTATATTGCGGTGGTGCTGGGGCTTGGATTCGCAAGTCTTTGGCCCCAGTTGACCGTTCGATTCGCCCCGGTCGAGGTGAAAACGCCCGCTGCCCAGGGCTTGTGGGCGCAGCCAGGCCCGATCGCGTCTGCTTTACCCGGCCCCATTACGCCTGGGGTAGCGAGGGTCAACCTCAACACCGCCAGCCAGGCCGAGATTGAAAGCCTGCCCGGAATCGGGCCTGCTCTCGCCCAGCGCATTATTGAAGGCCGCCCCTATCATTCGCTCGAGGATCTGGATCGGGTCAAGGGGATCGGCCCCAAGCTGCTGGAGCGTTTGCGGCCGCTGGTCACCCCATGA
- a CDS encoding transglycosylase SLT domain-containing protein — protein sequence MSDLVIAGLAAAAAAAVVSEPGQRVVRSATSGVREAVAPTRLPLPAGLEPFRTALIAAARANGIKPSLLAALSLQENRRSDPTITLNNKPESWIVGNKYFDPARRRGWTDVELARVYGLTQIKGATAITVGYTGLPAGLLNPRTNLELGARYLAKQIRAEKSVRMGLVRYNGGNVAVSAVKRGEDHFSARYADMVLARQKLLEARRLSEALTNDPRRYLV from the coding sequence ATGAGTGATTTGGTCATTGCAGGCCTAGCGGCTGCGGCGGCTGCGGCGGTGGTATCTGAGCCGGGACAGCGGGTAGTACGATCTGCAACCAGCGGTGTGCGTGAAGCGGTAGCTCCAACCCGCCTGCCCTTGCCCGCAGGCCTCGAGCCCTTCCGCACGGCCCTGATTGCAGCAGCAAGGGCCAACGGCATCAAACCCAGCCTGCTGGCCGCGCTTTCTTTGCAGGAAAACCGGCGGTCAGACCCCACAATCACGCTCAACAACAAGCCCGAAAGCTGGATTGTGGGAAACAAATACTTTGACCCGGCTCGCCGGCGAGGCTGGACAGATGTTGAGCTGGCTCGGGTCTATGGCCTGACGCAAATCAAGGGCGCAACTGCCATCACGGTAGGCTATACCGGCTTGCCGGCGGGGTTGCTCAACCCCCGTACCAATCTGGAGCTGGGGGCCCGCTACCTGGCCAAGCAAATCCGGGCGGAAAAAAGCGTGCGAATGGGCCTGGTGCGCTACAACGGTGGCAATGTGGCGGTATCGGCAGTCAAACGCGGCGAAGACCACTTCTCTGCCCGCTATGCAGATATGGTGCTGGCCCGGCAGAAGCTGCTCGAGGCACGCCGGCTTAGCGAGGCCCTGACCAACGACCCCAGGAGGTACCTGGTATGA
- a CDS encoding helix-turn-helix domain-containing protein, whose product MNRIAHKQLASQRLKWVLRKEEGYSYWEVGQMFGVSHNTVWVWHRRWLASGKRFESLYNKNQGPVLPANTRTDIEKDLRALYRSGLRGYPLLRAMRFRGHRVAMSTLYSNIHRLKLGRKKPQKRTRQKPKRLHFPLGYIQMDTMFPNGNDGPVQFTAIECLSRTRFICLYPKCTPENAANFLFRCYHFFSGIKIVMVQTDGGFEFVDSVHYGYGQRRQVHPFEEMLKRLQIPQKIVLSKPQQQGRVERSHRIDREQFYRQFPLEQWGDFLPEWVHAYNEARLHGAIGWKTPKQALEQLTGKAFRLDYSLIASVDTRKYVVT is encoded by the coding sequence ATGAACAGGATAGCGCATAAACAGCTCGCAAGCCAACGGTTGAAATGGGTCTTGCGGAAAGAAGAAGGGTACTCGTACTGGGAAGTGGGTCAGATGTTTGGCGTTTCACACAATACAGTGTGGGTTTGGCACCGCCGGTGGCTGGCGAGCGGCAAGCGGTTCGAGTCGCTTTACAACAAAAATCAGGGGCCGGTGCTTCCTGCTAACACTAGAACCGACATAGAAAAAGATTTACGGGCCCTCTATCGGTCTGGATTGCGAGGCTATCCCTTGCTTCGAGCTATGCGCTTTCGCGGCCACCGGGTAGCTATGAGCACGCTTTATAGCAACATCCACAGGTTGAAGCTGGGGAGGAAAAAACCCCAAAAACGCACCAGGCAAAAACCAAAACGCTTGCACTTTCCGCTGGGCTATATTCAGATGGACACCATGTTTCCTAATGGCAACGACGGGCCGGTGCAGTTTACCGCTATTGAATGCCTGTCTAGAACGCGGTTCATCTGCCTGTACCCAAAGTGCACCCCAGAAAACGCAGCCAACTTCTTGTTTCGGTGCTATCACTTCTTTTCGGGTATCAAAATCGTGATGGTGCAGACTGACGGCGGATTTGAGTTTGTGGACTCTGTTCACTATGGCTACGGTCAACGCAGGCAGGTGCACCCTTTCGAGGAGATGCTAAAGCGACTTCAAATCCCTCAAAAGATTGTGCTCAGCAAGCCTCAGCAACAGGGCCGGGTCGAGCGTAGCCACCGGATAGATAGAGAACAGTTTTACAGGCAGTTTCCGCTCGAGCAGTGGGGAGACTTTCTGCCTGAGTGGGTTCATGCCTACAACGAAGCCCGCTTGCACGGCGCCATCGGCTGGAAGACTCCGAAGCAGGCCTTGGAGCAGTTGACCGGCAAGGCTTTTCGATTGGACTACAGCTTGATTGCTTCTGTTGACACCAGAAAGTACGTTGTCACGTAG
- a CDS encoding ParA family protein, producing MLVSKVKRIGIVNQKGGVGKTTTAVNLSAYLAKAGQRVLLVDLDPQVNATSGMGQTVREENIYTVLTGAHEVEAAVVNIGKGLDLLPSSPDLVGASAELIENPTRLAEVLRPLEPAYDLILLDAPPSLGPITLNVLSAAEGLIVPVQAEYYALEGIAGLLETIDQVRSSLNPTLRLLGVLITMYDPRTLLSQQVESNIRANMGEKVFWTVIPRNVRLAEAPSYGQDIGQYAPTSSGAHAYRRLAEEVIRRVQEA from the coding sequence ATCCTAGTGAGCAAGGTGAAGCGCATCGGGATTGTGAATCAAAAAGGGGGGGTGGGGAAGACCACCACCGCGGTGAATTTGTCGGCCTATCTAGCAAAAGCCGGCCAACGGGTACTGCTGGTAGATCTCGATCCGCAGGTCAATGCGACCTCGGGAATGGGGCAGACGGTTCGGGAAGAAAACATTTACACAGTGCTGACCGGAGCTCACGAAGTTGAGGCCGCCGTGGTGAACATCGGTAAGGGCCTGGATCTGCTCCCCTCGAGTCCTGATCTGGTGGGGGCTTCTGCCGAGCTTATCGAAAACCCCACTCGGTTGGCCGAGGTGCTCCGACCGCTCGAGCCCGCCTACGACCTCATCTTGTTGGATGCCCCACCAAGTCTGGGGCCCATTACCTTGAATGTACTGTCGGCCGCGGAAGGCCTCATTGTTCCCGTACAGGCCGAATACTACGCACTGGAAGGCATCGCCGGACTGCTGGAAACCATCGATCAGGTACGTTCCAGCCTCAACCCGACCCTGCGGCTCCTGGGCGTATTGATTACCATGTACGACCCCCGTACCCTGCTGTCGCAGCAAGTCGAAAGCAATATCCGTGCCAATATGGGCGAGAAGGTCTTCTGGACGGTGATCCCCCGCAACGTCCGGCTGGCCGAGGCCCCCAGCTACGGCCAGGACATCGGGCAGTACGCGCCTACCAGCAGTGGGGCGCATGCCTACCGTCGGCTGGCCGAGGAGGTGATCCGCCGTGTCCAAGAAGCCTAG
- the mnmG gene encoding tRNA uridine-5-carboxymethylaminomethyl(34) synthesis enzyme MnmG, translating into MKVFDVIVVGGGHAGIEAAWAAARLGVRVGLVTSNPERIGLMPCNPAVGGPGKSQLVAEIEALGGLMGKLADATAIHTRVLNRSKGPAVQSLRVQVDRDQYALEAQRVLLAHPNIESIRAEVAALWFEKDRLCGVQTVDGRKIGSQAVVVASGTFLQGVVWYGRQSRPAGRQGEPPARFLSESLRAVGHHLLRFKTGTPPRIQADSVDYSKLEVVPPDAPPETFSGRAGRHATARPTWQTRTTEATHRLIQENLHLSPLYGGDIEGVGPRYCPSIEDKVVRFADKDTHLLFVEPDGLHTTELYLQGFSSSLPPELQIKMVQTLPGFEKAIIQRYAYAVEYDAVDPLELTPGLQSRKLPGLFTAGQLNGTSGYEEAAAQGLLAGLNAARHAMGLAEIHLPRESGYIGVMVDDLVHRGVDEPYRMMTSRVELRLLCRADNADERLVPLAADWGLCSEEDLGAVQAKYARVQRELLRLQKSRVDGVSALQYLRRPEISYEQVLQFVGQPAEPLNKAEAYQVEVRAKYAGYMERQAKLREKLQELEAYSLPPTLDYATVHSLSREAVEKLSRVRPRSVAEASRVPGIRDSDITALLIYLSKAPTFA; encoded by the coding sequence ATGAAGGTCTTTGACGTAATTGTGGTTGGTGGCGGACATGCCGGAATTGAAGCTGCCTGGGCTGCAGCACGGCTGGGAGTCCGGGTGGGGCTGGTCACATCCAACCCTGAGCGAATTGGCTTGATGCCCTGTAACCCTGCGGTAGGTGGGCCAGGCAAAAGCCAGTTGGTGGCGGAAATCGAAGCCCTAGGCGGCTTGATGGGTAAGTTGGCCGACGCTACCGCCATCCACACCCGCGTGCTCAACCGCTCCAAGGGCCCTGCCGTGCAGAGCCTGCGGGTTCAGGTTGACCGCGACCAGTATGCCCTCGAGGCCCAACGCGTGCTGCTAGCTCATCCCAACATCGAAAGCATCCGGGCCGAAGTGGCAGCCTTGTGGTTTGAGAAAGACCGGCTTTGTGGAGTTCAGACCGTAGATGGGCGCAAAATTGGGTCGCAGGCTGTGGTGGTGGCCAGTGGCACTTTCCTGCAAGGGGTAGTCTGGTACGGACGGCAGTCAAGGCCCGCCGGGCGGCAAGGCGAACCTCCCGCCCGTTTTCTCTCGGAAAGCTTGAGGGCGGTAGGACATCATTTGCTTCGATTTAAAACCGGCACACCGCCCCGCATCCAGGCCGACTCGGTGGACTATTCAAAACTGGAGGTGGTGCCCCCAGACGCCCCCCCCGAAACCTTTAGCGGTAGGGCAGGTAGGCACGCTACAGCTCGCCCCACCTGGCAAACCCGCACCACCGAGGCCACCCACCGGCTGATTCAAGAAAACCTACACCTGTCCCCCCTGTATGGCGGCGATATCGAAGGGGTAGGGCCGCGGTACTGCCCCTCCATCGAGGACAAAGTGGTGCGTTTTGCCGACAAGGACACCCATTTGCTCTTTGTGGAGCCCGATGGCCTACACACCACGGAGCTGTACTTGCAAGGTTTTAGCTCTTCCCTACCTCCAGAATTGCAGATAAAAATGGTGCAAACCCTACCCGGGTTCGAGAAGGCCATCATCCAGCGCTATGCCTACGCAGTGGAATACGACGCGGTAGACCCCCTGGAGCTGACCCCAGGGCTTCAGTCCCGTAAGCTGCCGGGATTGTTTACAGCAGGTCAACTCAACGGCACCTCGGGCTACGAAGAAGCAGCCGCTCAGGGATTGCTGGCGGGCCTGAACGCTGCCCGGCATGCAATGGGACTGGCAGAGATTCACTTGCCACGCGAATCGGGTTACATAGGGGTCATGGTGGACGACCTGGTGCACCGTGGGGTAGACGAACCCTATCGAATGATGACCTCGAGGGTCGAGTTACGCCTGCTGTGCCGGGCCGATAATGCCGATGAACGGCTGGTACCCCTTGCAGCCGACTGGGGGTTGTGCTCGGAAGAGGATTTGGGAGCGGTGCAAGCCAAGTACGCTCGAGTCCAGCGTGAATTGCTACGCCTACAAAAAAGCCGTGTGGATGGGGTATCGGCATTGCAGTATCTGCGTCGTCCCGAGATCAGCTATGAACAGGTCTTGCAGTTTGTGGGTCAACCCGCCGAACCATTGAACAAGGCCGAAGCCTACCAGGTGGAGGTTCGGGCCAAGTACGCCGGTTACATGGAGCGTCAGGCCAAACTGCGAGAAAAGCTCCAGGAGCTCGAGGCCTACTCCTTGCCTCCGACCCTAGACTATGCAACCGTACACAGTCTCTCCAGAGAGGCGGTAGAAAAGCTAAGCCGGGTGCGGCCCCGCTCGGTAGCGGAGGCCTCGAGGGTGCCGGGCATCCGCGACTCGGACATCACCGCGCTTTTGATCTACCTGAGTAAGGCTCCGACCTTCGCTTAG
- a CDS encoding ParB/RepB/Spo0J family partition protein, producing the protein MSKKPSGLGKGLEALLPKTPASLTKLPLALIKPNPGQPRRLFDPAALEELAASIREKGLLQPLLVRPKGDMYELVAGERRFKASQMAGLREVPVVIKDIGEREALEIALIENLQREDLNPVEEAEGYKRLVDMGMTQEEVAKAVGKARVTVTNALRLLQLGPDILKALEENKISAGHARALLMLPESKRTWGLSEVLSKQLSVRETERLKDRPTAQGARSRREEPYADIARDLSRRLGTKVRFTQLKRGKIEISYHSEEELSAVLQALGYEV; encoded by the coding sequence GTGTCCAAGAAGCCTAGCGGTCTGGGCAAGGGTTTGGAGGCCCTGCTGCCCAAAACTCCGGCCTCCCTAACCAAGCTGCCCCTGGCCCTGATCAAACCCAACCCGGGGCAGCCCCGCCGCCTCTTTGACCCTGCTGCCCTAGAAGAGTTAGCGGCTTCCATCCGGGAAAAGGGGCTGTTGCAACCCCTGTTGGTGCGCCCCAAGGGGGACATGTACGAGCTGGTCGCAGGCGAGCGACGCTTCAAGGCCTCTCAGATGGCCGGGTTGCGCGAGGTGCCGGTAGTCATCAAAGACATTGGCGAACGCGAAGCCCTCGAGATCGCCTTAATCGAAAACCTCCAACGCGAAGACCTGAACCCGGTAGAAGAGGCGGAAGGATACAAACGCCTGGTGGATATGGGCATGACCCAGGAGGAAGTGGCCAAGGCCGTGGGCAAGGCCAGGGTAACGGTTACCAATGCCCTAAGGCTGCTGCAGCTAGGCCCCGACATCCTGAAAGCCCTCGAGGAAAACAAAATCAGCGCAGGTCATGCCCGCGCCCTCCTAATGCTGCCCGAGTCCAAGCGCACCTGGGGCCTATCGGAGGTGCTTTCCAAACAGCTTAGCGTGCGCGAGACCGAGCGGCTCAAAGACCGGCCCACAGCCCAGGGGGCCCGTTCAAGAAGGGAAGAGCCCTATGCCGACATTGCTCGCGATCTTTCTCGTCGACTCGGCACCAAGGTTCGCTTCACCCAGCTTAAGCGGGGCAAGATCGAGATCAGCTACCACTCCGAGGAAGAGCTAAGCGCAGTTTTGCAAGCCTTGGGGTACGAGGTCTGA